The Apium graveolens cultivar Ventura chromosome 6, ASM990537v1, whole genome shotgun sequence genome contains a region encoding:
- the LOC141667967 gene encoding transcription initiation factor IIE subunit beta-like has translation MALKESLDKFKKQQEMCQTTLSSIKANSKPTPRVTPYNPANAKSAAPAVKFSSDTERLTHINSIRKAPVGAQIKRVINLLLETRQAFTAEQINEACYVDVKSNKAVFDSLSNNLKVYYDGRRFSYKSKHDLKDKSQLLKLIRKFPEGIAVIDLKDAYPSVMDDLQALKAAGEIWLLSNFDSQEDIAYPNDPRVPIKVDDDLKQLFRGIELPRDMIDIEKDLQKNGMKPATNTAKRRAQAQVHGISNKPKQKKKKHEISKRTKLTNSHLPELFKNLS, from the exons ATGGCATTAAAGGAGAGTTTAGATAAGTTCAAGAAGCAGCAAGAGATGTGCCAGACAACCCTTAGCAGCATAAAAGCAAATTCAAAGCCAACTCCGAGAGTCACACCTTATAACCCCGCAAATGCAAAGTCCGCTGCCCCTGCAGTAAAATTTTCAAGTGATACAGAAAGACTCACACACATTAACAGCATAAGGAAAGCCCCTGTAGGGGCTCAGATAAAGCGTGTTATAAACTTGCTACTTGAG ACAAGGCAAGCCTTTACAGCGGAGCAAATAAATGAAGCATGTTATGTTGATGTGAAGTCCAACAAGGCTGTATTTGACAGTTTGAGTAACAATTTAAAAGTTTATTATGATGGAAGGCGCTTCTCTTACAAG TCCAAGCATGATCTAAAGGATAAGAGTCAACTTCTTAAGCTAATACGGAAGTTTCCCGAGGGTATAGCTGTAATTGATCTCAAGGATGCATACCCATCAGTTATGGATGATTTACAG GCTCTGAAAGCTGCTGGGGAAATCTGGCTGCTGTCAAACTTCGATTCACAGGAAGATATAGCATACCCGAACGATCCCAGGGTACCTATAAAGGTTGATGATGATCTAAAACAGCTATTTAGGGGCATTGAATTACCAAGGGATATGATCGACATTGAAAAGGATCTCCAGAAGAATGGGATGAAACCAGCTACAAACACTGCAAAGAGGAGAGCCCAAGCACAGGTTCACGGCATCTCCAACAAGCCCAAgcaaaagaagaagaaacatgAAATTAGCAAGAGAACCAAGTTGACAAACTCTCATCTTCCGGAGTTGTTCAAAAATCTCAGCTGA